A stretch of DNA from Acyrthosiphon pisum isolate AL4f unplaced genomic scaffold, pea_aphid_22Mar2018_4r6ur Scaffold_21948;HRSCAF=25371, whole genome shotgun sequence:
ttttttttttttataagcagttaaagatcgaattttgacaaaatttatcaaatttaaaattgaataattattttgtagttaaaaattcataaaatgttcaacttttgtatctaaggactgaaaatttagaacaagattccacgtaaatagttaattctgttaccgaaaaatttaaaaaatacatttacacagtttatttttatactcattctataagttaaatttggacgaaattacatattaaaaaacctagaattactattttacttattttgttgtgatggtataatattatttgtgggcacttgaaacttttaaagtatattattatatatttatgatagtatcacggtttgttgttgatgtataacaaataatctcGATAACGTTACGATACGCGATATAAAACTAATTGGTGTCcgattattagtaggtactcaTAGAGTCGTTAGTCTTGTTCGCTATCGTAATTCGAATAAATGTGAAAGATGCCGAAAAATAAGCCGTCCAACTGTTGTCGTTTGCGTGCGTATGTACAAGAATTCggtgaaaatatatttccaccgatggaaatattttattttgcaaggTTTGCGAGGTTAAAGTTGcagcagaaaaaaaatttactattacTCAACATATCAGCCGGGATAAACATTTACGTGCATCGAATAGAAAGAAAGAAAAAGAAGACAACGGAAAAACTCAAATGctcaaaattttttataatgatgaattatctataaattttaagttttaataatatcatacacacacaaaactattcaaaattttgtttttatcgaatttaataacatttttaatgtttttttgatattaaagcatttttttaaggCATAAGGTCGtattttttaaggacatttttcttattttttaagacattaAAGTCCGTTCCCtgataatatgtcttatacctagactgacatactgtctccgctcagaatcgtttttcttatacaatgatattatagcaTTGaagtcaaaattaataccatccattatacagtaacacACTTGTagcctactatacagcagagcgatatccacttgcacacctttttttgtatttaaattataaatttaattccaACTTACTAGGTTGAATTCCAGTTTCTGTAACTTTAAGATGGCCCCCTTTTATCATCGCTTCATAATTTGGTTTGATTTCAGAAATATCAAtcaataacttataagattgAGAACCATTTTCACCATTTACCACACTGAACAAATTGTCTGTTTCCTTGACTAATGATCTCGTAatctaaaataaagtttaagaaaacataattataatttataagtttatacgTATCNNNNNNNNNNNNNNNNNNNNNNNNNNNNNNNNNNNNNNNNNNNNNNNNNNNNNNNNNNNNNNNNNNNNNNNNNNNNNNNNNNNNNNNNNNNNNNNNNNNNatgtaaatatgtaatagataaggatacattttattgtatcattatttaGTTAGAATTATCAATTACATACTGTTGAATGCCATGATTGTGTAACTCTCCTTGCAGTTGTAGTCATACTCTCCCAGTGTGATTCAATAAAAGGAATAATATCTTTATCCCTCGAGAAATAAACTTGAGGGTTTCCACTTTTAATAGTTTCCTGCATTAGATTTCCAATTGCAGTCACACACATTTGTGGAAAcactaaaatgtttgaaattaatttaataaagaaaatatttgtttaaaaaaaacttacttgcaggattttttttgaaactctCAAGACCAGTGGGTGAACAGTTTTTAcagacaaatatataatttaccatgAATGGAACCAATTTACCTAGTTGATATCCAATACAGGATTCATGATACCAACGATTACAGTTGGCACATAATAGTTCGATGATATTGTAATTCCTTTCTTTATtgctaaaataatacaatgttttttacactaatatacatattatattatgtttacattaatacattaattggCATAATGATTAAATGTgtagtttaaaaacaataatttaacag
This window harbors:
- the LOC100573497 gene encoding set1/Ash2 histone methyltransferase complex subunit ASH2 (The sequence of the model RefSeq protein was modified relative to this genomic sequence to represent the inferred CDS: added 317 bases not found in genome assembly), producing MDDNLDLKTPTESIKTEMVTTNGNDVPKENFRDNSTKSTPITNKIPENNNQTVNCYCNKERNYNIIELLCANCNRWYHESCIGYQLGKLVPFMVNYIFVCKNCSPTGLESFKKNPAMFPQMCVTAIGNLMQETIKSGNPQVYFSRDKDIIPFIESHWESMTTTARRVTQSWHSTITRSLVKETDNLFSVVNGENGSQSYKLLIDISEIKPNYEAMIKGGHLKVTETGIQPTITTGLKGRGAKRKTFGDGTSGLGSGKKGRSAGDQSNVKLPAHGYPLEHPFNKDGYKYILAEPDPHAPFRQEFDESNESAGKLIPGWLYRPLCPNQVLLALHDRAP